The Metabacillus sediminilitoris genome window below encodes:
- a CDS encoding helix-turn-helix domain-containing protein: MLNSLEGLQYICRLVFNLHKIPIFLFDKKGNLVYEILTDFSRNPLYPSHEAIIVQLFSGTTTYRVPILKESKYLEKYFSISIYSNDQFIGTIAVGPVMNFRMTEETINGLFRDHNIIATKEEMIHYYKQIPVLNNYDFINLSMVLHYMVYQQKLELVDILKNNEIMEREEDDIEQPDIHITEQLQNNKVHTDISVERKILDCVKMGRKDELRETFHAILKQGKLGILSKTSYLRSQKNLGISIIALATRAAVEGGLFQEIAYNLSDLFIQKLEELNESKEVTKLTESALLEFAERVAHSKKYKYSKPINMCQNYIFTHLYEDITLTQLADLTSMNPNYLSVLFKKEVGISLRQYIHEVKVNEAKNLLTYTSYSSSDISSLLNFHDQSHFIKVFKKIERVTPKQFKNGYFKFREQ, encoded by the coding sequence ATGCTTAACTCACTTGAAGGTTTACAATATATTTGTAGATTAGTATTTAACTTGCATAAAATACCAATCTTCTTATTTGATAAAAAGGGGAATTTAGTATATGAGATATTAACCGATTTTTCTCGTAATCCGTTGTATCCCTCACATGAGGCTATAATAGTTCAACTATTTTCAGGTACTACTACTTATCGTGTCCCAATACTTAAGGAATCTAAATACCTTGAAAAGTATTTCTCAATCAGTATCTATTCAAATGATCAATTTATCGGAACGATCGCAGTTGGTCCTGTTATGAATTTTAGGATGACAGAAGAAACCATTAATGGCCTCTTTAGAGATCATAATATAATAGCAACCAAGGAAGAAATGATCCATTATTATAAGCAAATTCCCGTTTTAAATAATTATGATTTTATTAATTTAAGCATGGTCCTTCACTACATGGTTTATCAACAAAAATTAGAATTGGTAGATATCTTAAAAAATAATGAAATAATGGAAAGAGAAGAAGATGATATAGAACAACCAGACATACATATAACTGAACAACTTCAAAATAACAAAGTTCATACGGACATTTCAGTTGAAAGGAAAATTTTGGATTGTGTAAAAATGGGGAGAAAGGATGAACTAAGAGAAACTTTTCATGCCATTCTTAAACAGGGGAAATTAGGAATACTTTCGAAAACTAGTTATTTACGGAGCCAAAAAAATCTAGGTATCTCAATCATCGCACTCGCCACAAGAGCTGCAGTAGAGGGCGGACTTTTTCAAGAAATTGCCTACAACCTTAGTGATTTATTTATACAGAAACTTGAGGAATTAAACGAGAGCAAGGAAGTCACCAAATTAACGGAAAGTGCCTTATTAGAGTTCGCAGAAAGAGTTGCACATAGCAAAAAATATAAATATTCCAAACCAATTAACATGTGTCAAAATTATATATTTACTCATCTATACGAAGATATAACCCTAACACAACTAGCTGATTTAACTTCAATGAATCCGAATTATCTTTCAGTACTATTTAAAAAAGAAGTTGGAATTTCGCTTCGTCAATATATCCATGAGGTCAAGGTAAACGAAGCAAAAAACTTATTGACTTATACTAGCTATTCTTCTTCAGATATTTCCAGTCTCCTAAATTTTCATGACCAAAGCCATTTTATAAAAGTATTTAAAAAAATTGAAAGAGTAACACCAAAACAATTTAAAAATGGGTATTTTAAATTTCGCGAACAGTAA
- the uidA gene encoding beta-glucuronidase: MLYPIITETRSVIDLNGIWRFKVDKGEGLHEKWYKNGLTDSISMAVPSSFNDVGVTGDIRNHVGLVWYEREFIVPELFSTERIVLRFGSATHKAKVYINGELVIEHKGGFLPFEAELNEYLQSGKNRLTVAVDNILDETTLPVGFYKEREVEGIGKVIRNQPNFDFFNYAGLHRPVKVYTTPKTFLQDVAVVTDTDGTVQYKVDIVGNAEVTVSAIDESGLTVASASGEEGSLYISNVKLWEPLNAYLYTLKIELIKDGKVVDVYEQPFGVRSVEIKDGKFLINNKPFYFKGFGKHEDTAIHGRGFDEAANVMDFNLMKWIGANSFRTAHYPYSEEIMRLADSEGIVVIDETPAVGVHLNFAATFFGGREFRNTWEHIGTYDHHCQVIKDLIARDKNHPSVVMWSIANEPASEEEGAREYFEPLVNLAKEIDPQKRPVTIVTHVESSPEKCQIAEIVDILALNRYYGWYIEGGEWDIVKAYLGKELDGWRKRCPGKPIMFTEYGADTIAGLHDVDPVMFTEEFQVEFYRSSHEVFDEYKEFIGEQVWNFADFATSQGIVRVQGNKKGIFTRDRKPKAVAHHLRERWKEIPDFGYKG, translated from the coding sequence ATGTTATACCCAATTATAACTGAAACACGTAGTGTCATTGACTTAAATGGTATCTGGCGGTTTAAAGTGGATAAAGGTGAAGGACTTCATGAAAAGTGGTATAAAAACGGATTAACAGACTCGATCAGTATGGCTGTACCATCTTCTTTTAATGATGTTGGTGTTACTGGTGATATTCGTAATCATGTTGGTTTGGTATGGTACGAGCGAGAATTTATTGTTCCAGAACTATTTTCAACAGAGCGTATTGTTCTTCGATTCGGATCAGCCACACATAAAGCAAAAGTATATATCAATGGGGAGCTAGTAATTGAGCATAAAGGTGGATTTTTACCATTTGAAGCAGAGCTTAACGAATACTTGCAGAGTGGAAAGAATCGATTAACTGTTGCGGTTGATAATATATTAGATGAAACAACTTTACCTGTTGGTTTTTACAAAGAACGTGAGGTTGAAGGTATAGGGAAAGTAATAAGGAATCAACCAAATTTTGATTTTTTTAACTATGCTGGTCTGCATCGACCAGTAAAGGTATATACAACACCGAAAACATTTTTACAGGATGTTGCTGTTGTTACTGATACTGATGGGACTGTTCAATATAAAGTTGATATTGTTGGGAATGCAGAAGTAACAGTGAGTGCTATAGACGAAAGTGGTTTAACTGTAGCGTCAGCATCAGGGGAAGAAGGATCTCTTTATATATCAAACGTAAAACTGTGGGAACCTTTAAATGCATATCTTTATACATTAAAAATCGAACTTATTAAAGATGGTAAGGTGGTTGATGTATATGAACAGCCATTTGGTGTACGTTCAGTAGAAATAAAAGATGGTAAGTTCCTAATTAACAATAAACCATTTTATTTTAAAGGATTCGGTAAACATGAAGATACTGCAATTCACGGCAGAGGATTTGACGAAGCTGCAAATGTCATGGATTTCAACTTAATGAAATGGATTGGTGCAAATTCCTTCCGTACTGCACACTATCCGTATTCAGAGGAAATCATGCGTTTGGCAGACAGTGAAGGTATTGTTGTGATTGATGAGACTCCAGCTGTTGGTGTTCATTTAAATTTTGCTGCTACTTTCTTTGGTGGAAGGGAGTTTCGTAATACATGGGAACATATTGGAACATACGACCATCATTGCCAGGTAATTAAAGATTTAATTGCACGGGATAAAAATCATCCGAGTGTTGTTATGTGGTCTATTGCAAACGAACCAGCTTCAGAGGAGGAAGGTGCTCGTGAATATTTTGAGCCTCTTGTGAATTTGGCAAAAGAAATTGATCCGCAGAAGAGGCCTGTTACAATCGTAACTCATGTAGAGTCAAGCCCAGAAAAATGTCAGATCGCTGAAATTGTCGATATACTTGCCTTAAATCGTTACTATGGATGGTATATCGAAGGTGGTGAATGGGATATCGTCAAAGCATATCTTGGGAAAGAACTGGACGGCTGGAGAAAACGATGCCCTGGAAAACCAATTATGTTCACAGAGTATGGTGCAGATACGATAGCAGGTTTGCATGATGTTGACCCTGTTATGTTTACAGAAGAATTTCAGGTTGAATTCTACCGTTCAAGTCATGAAGTTTTTGATGAATATAAGGAATTTATTGGTGAGCAAGTGTGGAACTTTGCTGATTTTGCTACAAGTCAAGGAATAGTGCGTGTTCAAGGTAATAAAAAAGGTATTTTCACCCGTGATCGTAAACCAAAGGCTGTTGCACACCATTTAAGAGAGCGTTGGAAAGAAATACCGGACTTTGGTTATAAAGGTTAA
- a CDS encoding MFS transporter, giving the protein MSNSTNNKAKLWQVAFFTLNNTSTNLHAFILGFVTYYATGIAGLAVMIISSVLMAARLFDGIIDPAIGYIIDKTESKFGKFTPLIIVGNIISAGTIVIIFSVTHLLPESVQFIFFTAMLIINKIGYSLQCSVTKAGQTVLTNNPKQRPLYAIFDSVYNIGVFTGGQIFVSNYLVPKHGNFTLSLFTELNMYGLIISGICALFAIVGIWAKDKKEYYGLAEEGTKTTLREYWGVIKGNRPLQMLSISASFDKLAMSINRYSVVGVMLFGILLGDYTLSGTIGMITIIPTLFITFYIVSIARKTGLKKSYVISAWIGILGFAGLIVLFLLIDNPSTISLKSIGVSTVLFLILYSVAIGFANIPTTLVVPMIADVSDYETHKSGRYVPGMMGTIFSFIDQLVSSLAPTIVGAVVGIIGYKSQFPEVGDSLTTPLFVTTLVLAFGLPALCLIVSIIAMKFYHLDAKRMEDIQKGIAQIKSNVNKDDIAAL; this is encoded by the coding sequence ATGTCAAATTCAACGAATAATAAAGCAAAACTATGGCAAGTTGCCTTTTTTACGCTAAACAACACATCCACGAATCTTCACGCTTTTATACTAGGGTTTGTTACTTATTATGCTACAGGGATTGCAGGACTTGCTGTGATGATAATCAGTTCGGTTTTAATGGCAGCACGGCTATTCGATGGAATAATTGATCCGGCCATTGGATATATCATTGATAAGACTGAGTCTAAGTTTGGTAAGTTTACACCGTTAATTATAGTAGGAAATATTATTTCTGCTGGTACTATCGTTATTATCTTTAGTGTTACTCATTTATTGCCAGAATCGGTGCAGTTCATTTTCTTTACGGCTATGTTGATTATCAACAAAATTGGTTATTCATTACAATGCAGTGTTACAAAAGCTGGTCAAACTGTATTAACAAATAATCCAAAACAGCGTCCGCTTTATGCAATTTTTGATAGTGTTTATAACATTGGAGTTTTCACTGGGGGACAAATTTTTGTTTCAAACTATCTAGTACCCAAACACGGAAATTTTACTTTATCTTTATTTACAGAATTGAATATGTATGGACTTATTATTTCCGGGATATGTGCACTGTTCGCTATCGTAGGTATTTGGGCAAAAGATAAGAAGGAATACTATGGTTTAGCAGAAGAGGGAACAAAAACTACTTTACGTGAGTATTGGGGCGTTATTAAAGGAAACAGGCCGTTACAGATGCTTTCAATTTCCGCATCATTTGATAAATTAGCAATGAGCATTAATCGTTATTCTGTAGTAGGCGTGATGTTGTTTGGTATTTTACTAGGGGATTATACGCTAAGTGGTACAATTGGTATGATTACAATTATTCCAACTTTATTTATTACATTCTATATTGTTAGCATCGCTAGAAAGACAGGTTTAAAAAAGTCATATGTTATTTCAGCATGGATCGGAATACTAGGCTTTGCGGGCTTAATTGTTCTATTTTTACTAATAGATAATCCGTCAACAATCTCACTTAAGAGTATTGGAGTTTCGACTGTCTTATTCTTAATTCTATATTCAGTAGCGATAGGCTTTGCCAATATTCCAACAACATTAGTTGTTCCAATGATCGCCGATGTATCAGACTATGAAACACATAAATCAGGACGTTACGTACCAGGGATGATGGGAACGATTTTCTCTTTTATTGATCAGCTTGTTTCATCTTTAGCACCTACTATAGTTGGTGCTGTTGTCGGAATTATTGGTTACAAGTCACAATTTCCTGAAGTTGGAGATTCATTAACCACACCATTGTTTGTTACAACATTAGTATTAGCATTTGGTTTACCAGCTCTTTGCTTGATCGTATCAATTATAGCAATGAAGTTCTATCATCTTGATGCTAAGAGAATGGAAGACATTCAAAAGGGAATTGCACAAATTAAATCAAATGTAAACAAAGACGATATTGCTGCATTATAA
- a CDS encoding ATP-binding protein yields the protein MLRGGQLSIQIENVKKDILIIVKDNGVGMTKEQVDRLGEPYYSTKGSKGTGLRMMVVNSIVKAMNGIIRVESEVGVGTTFRFIFPHKL from the coding sequence ATGCTACGTGGTGGTCAGTTAAGTATCCAAATTGAGAATGTCAAAAAAGATATATTAATAATTGTAAAAGACAATGGAGTCGGAATGACAAAAGAACAGGTAGATAGACTTGGTGAACCTTACTATTCAACTAAAGGTTCAAAAGGAACGGGACTTAGGATGATGGTAGTAAACAGCATTGTCAAAGCAATGAATGGAATTATTCGAGTTGAAAGTGAGGTAGGTGTTGGGACAACTTTTCGTTTTATTTTCCCACATAAACTTTAA
- a CDS encoding autoinducer 2 ABC transporter substrate-binding protein encodes MKIKYFLFTLILITLCGCSILGGTSTEYKVVYNGEGNKQKDIEPKKTRNDEPYTIGFVPKIEGIPYFNAVREGALEAGKDLGVKIIYKGPSTASWEEQAQIIEGLIESNVDVIAVAANDPIKLGYALQKAKNRGIKVITWDSDTNPEFRSFFVNMVNPEILGRHLMDVLASEMNENGQYVILTGSSTAANLNDWIKWIDQQNIEYYPNMERVDVIPTNEDPHTAYLATQKVLEKYPDLKGIIGISTVNPPVAAQVVKDKGKTGDIKVIGVSSPLLMKPFLKEGVAQMITLWSPQKLGYLTVSLGNNLLNGESPYSGQQIQNIGIIGYEDDMVIMGQPINISKENVDQYDF; translated from the coding sequence GTGAAAATAAAATACTTTCTTTTTACATTAATTCTAATTACTTTGTGTGGTTGCAGTATACTTGGGGGAACATCGACTGAGTATAAAGTTGTTTATAATGGTGAAGGAAACAAACAGAAGGACATTGAACCAAAAAAGACACGAAATGATGAACCTTATACGATTGGATTTGTACCTAAAATTGAAGGGATCCCTTATTTTAACGCTGTTAGAGAAGGAGCCTTAGAAGCTGGGAAAGATTTAGGTGTAAAAATCATTTATAAAGGTCCATCAACCGCTAGTTGGGAAGAGCAAGCACAAATCATAGAAGGATTGATTGAAAGTAATGTAGATGTCATTGCAGTTGCGGCAAATGATCCAATAAAATTGGGCTATGCTTTGCAAAAGGCAAAAAATAGAGGAATAAAAGTTATTACATGGGATTCAGATACCAACCCAGAATTCCGGAGTTTTTTTGTTAATATGGTCAACCCAGAAATATTAGGACGACATTTAATGGATGTGCTTGCCTCAGAAATGAATGAAAATGGACAATATGTCATATTAACTGGCTCATCCACTGCAGCGAATTTAAATGATTGGATCAAATGGATCGATCAGCAAAATATTGAGTATTATCCGAATATGGAACGGGTAGATGTAATACCAACAAATGAAGACCCACATACTGCATATTTGGCAACACAAAAGGTTTTAGAGAAATACCCAGATTTAAAAGGGATTATTGGTATATCTACTGTCAATCCCCCTGTAGCTGCCCAGGTTGTCAAAGATAAGGGAAAGACAGGAGATATAAAAGTAATCGGTGTATCATCTCCCCTATTAATGAAGCCGTTTCTAAAAGAGGGAGTTGCACAAATGATCACACTATGGAGTCCTCAAAAACTAGGGTACTTAACAGTTAGCTTGGGAAATAACTTACTAAATGGTGAGAGTCCATATAGTGGACAACAAATTCAGAATATTGGAATTATTGGATATGAAGATGATATGGTCATTATGGGCCAGCCAATTAATATTTCAAAGGAAAATGTTGATCAATATGATTTTTAA
- a CDS encoding cache domain-containing sensor histidine kinase: protein MRLSNKLIITYILLTVIPMATLGFIVYNQFSKSIERQVGEYVPQLLNQANQNIENEIRKLEGLPELIYSSGEVMEVLRNHGVQNKSSQLRGKYVVQNYLSSIYLTSNNSDILGAFLVSNQRLFASTRTSYQGFGFEDGSLPYANDRIQFGEMDLLLSNQINLTFKDNPSFILLVKQITDFDNREYLGTLYLAVNVSFFEGVLEDLNRKENTEMWLMDKQGKIFYHTNPDRMGKTMKEIEHFPLFNGSFRTNVNGQQTLISLDEGKEFPWILGHSIPKKNLTEQTDIVRNVTVLIFVIMACISTVISIFLAWTVTKPIKQLSHIMKDVETGNFNVEVPIHSDDEVGILAKSFRSMVNKIRELIQKNYLIEIRQKNAELYALQSQINPHFMYNTLETIGMAIEDGEQEQSVHMITLLGRMMRFSISNKDSLVLIASEVQHIRDYLDIQKFRFEDRLSFQIHEEVQSCKYYTPKFVLQPIIENAIKYGLEKRKEIEIEIEVVEEINQDGKSVILFIIRDNGPGIDENTLLRIHHLLGSDPMKSRDSGFGIINVHARIAMMFGEEFGLQIKSKVDKGTEVYLRIPKTVEPSLSNIERGN, encoded by the coding sequence TTGAGATTATCTAACAAATTAATCATTACCTACATATTATTAACAGTCATTCCAATGGCCACATTAGGATTCATTGTCTATAACCAATTCTCCAAATCTATTGAGAGACAGGTTGGAGAATATGTTCCACAATTATTAAATCAAGCAAATCAAAATATTGAAAATGAAATTAGGAAGCTTGAAGGCTTGCCTGAACTTATATATAGCTCTGGTGAAGTGATGGAAGTTTTAAGGAATCACGGGGTACAAAATAAGTCATCTCAGCTTCGAGGTAAGTATGTTGTTCAAAACTATTTATCTAGTATTTACCTTACATCAAATAATTCTGATATATTGGGTGCATTTTTAGTTTCAAATCAACGCCTATTTGCTAGTACAAGAACATCTTATCAAGGATTTGGTTTTGAGGATGGATCTTTACCTTATGCCAATGATCGGATTCAGTTCGGTGAGATGGATCTGTTGTTATCCAATCAAATTAATCTAACATTTAAAGACAACCCATCATTTATATTACTTGTTAAACAAATTACAGACTTTGATAATAGAGAATATTTAGGTACTTTATATTTAGCTGTAAATGTCAGTTTTTTTGAGGGAGTTCTAGAAGACCTGAATAGAAAAGAAAATACTGAAATGTGGCTTATGGATAAACAAGGTAAGATTTTTTATCATACAAATCCAGATCGAATGGGAAAAACAATGAAAGAAATTGAGCATTTTCCACTATTTAATGGAAGCTTCCGTACAAATGTAAATGGTCAACAAACACTAATTAGTTTAGATGAAGGTAAAGAATTTCCTTGGATTTTAGGACATAGTATACCGAAGAAAAACCTAACGGAACAAACAGATATTGTTAGAAATGTAACCGTTTTAATCTTTGTTATAATGGCTTGTATTTCGACGGTTATATCTATTTTTTTAGCTTGGACAGTAACAAAACCGATTAAACAATTAAGCCATATTATGAAAGATGTAGAAACAGGCAACTTTAATGTAGAAGTTCCTATACATTCAGATGATGAAGTCGGTATTTTAGCAAAAAGTTTTCGTTCCATGGTTAATAAAATACGAGAATTGATTCAAAAAAACTACTTAATAGAGATTCGGCAAAAAAATGCTGAGTTATACGCATTACAATCACAAATTAATCCTCATTTTATGTACAACACCTTAGAAACAATCGGAATGGCAATTGAAGACGGCGAGCAAGAACAGAGCGTTCATATGATTACATTGTTAGGAAGAATGATGAGATTTTCGATTAGTAATAAAGACAGTCTAGTTTTAATTGCTAGTGAAGTTCAACACATTCGTGATTACTTGGATATTCAAAAATTTCGGTTTGAAGATCGGTTATCCTTTCAAATTCATGAAGAGGTTCAAAGTTGTAAGTATTATACACCGAAGTTTGTATTACAACCGATCATTGAAAATGCAATCAAATACGGATTAGAAAAAAGAAAGGAAATCGAAATCGAAATCGAAGTGGTTGAAGAAATCAATCAAGATGGTAAGTCGGTTATTTTATTTATTATCCGAGACAATGGACCTGGAATTGATGAAAACACCTTGTTAAGGATTCATCATTTATTAGGATCTGATCCAATGAAAAGCAGAGATTCTGGATTTGGGATTATCAATGTACATGCAAGGATTGCGATGATGTTTGGTGAGGAATTTGGCTTACAAATAAAAAGTAAAGTCGATAAAGGAACAGAAGTCTATCTACGAATTCCTAAAACCGTTGAACCTAGCCTAAGTAATATCGAAAGGGGAAATTAA
- a CDS encoding response regulator, with the protein MGKIKTVIVDDEPRIRKGIERLVRSNGEDWEVIGAFSDGQEAYDAIVNTFKSIDLLITDVQMPIMNGLTLIKKLNSESNDFFSIIISGFDDFKYAQEAIREGATDYILKPIDREKFQLQLNEVKEKIIQKQKEKDRLRDIQEKASQLFYTKQIQFLSELTWNDETDISLMEWDFQFPKGRYLFAHIDIDQVFAKSKGISASERRAWHFAVENIIKESIANDLSNQGIDSWVWKNDNLSFWLLLYDQELIRVNPSFSSLVEEYLAKLKMIIRKYLKFTASIAIGNEFEDLSLLPTMREQLLSLIQFRMIKGNHVIFRLSTLNELSIEKSSTMSSSVYKYTEQIMNALDEKSEAEISKALSHFFREIESLKSPLLIQESIQYLCIRSINHLVENDRFSVDIKMFIETFQMTKKAANFIQLKDEIKNWMIRLVNKMKEIDSGQTDPIHQVKTWIHHHLSENITIKKMADNVYLNPTYLCEIFKVQTGETILNYVTNARLKKAKELLEKTDMKIYDIATNVGYQDTKYFSRLFKQWTNQSPSQYRERNYKQQVLQEK; encoded by the coding sequence GTGGGGAAAATCAAAACTGTTATTGTAGATGATGAACCGAGAATAAGAAAAGGAATTGAAAGACTTGTACGATCAAATGGAGAAGACTGGGAAGTGATCGGGGCATTTTCCGATGGACAAGAAGCGTATGATGCCATTGTGAATACATTTAAATCAATTGATTTATTAATTACTGATGTTCAAATGCCAATTATGAATGGCTTAACACTTATAAAAAAATTAAACAGCGAATCGAATGACTTTTTTTCAATCATTATTAGTGGCTTTGATGATTTCAAATATGCACAAGAGGCGATTCGGGAAGGGGCAACCGATTATATTTTAAAACCGATCGATCGCGAAAAATTTCAATTACAATTAAATGAAGTAAAAGAAAAAATTATACAAAAACAAAAAGAAAAAGATAGATTGAGAGATATTCAAGAAAAAGCATCTCAATTATTTTATACGAAACAAATTCAATTTTTAAGTGAGTTGACCTGGAACGATGAAACAGATATTTCCTTAATGGAATGGGATTTTCAGTTTCCGAAGGGACGGTATCTATTTGCTCATATCGACATTGACCAAGTTTTCGCAAAATCAAAGGGAATTTCAGCATCAGAGCGTAGAGCTTGGCATTTTGCTGTTGAGAATATTATAAAAGAGTCGATAGCAAATGATTTAAGCAATCAAGGGATAGATTCTTGGGTTTGGAAAAATGATAATTTAAGTTTTTGGTTATTGTTATATGATCAGGAATTGATTAGAGTGAATCCATCCTTCTCCAGTCTAGTTGAGGAATATTTAGCAAAATTAAAAATGATCATTCGAAAATATTTGAAATTTACAGCCTCGATTGCAATCGGAAATGAATTTGAAGATTTATCACTTTTGCCAACTATGAGAGAGCAATTACTATCACTAATCCAATTTCGTATGATCAAAGGTAATCATGTTATTTTCCGTCTGAGTACTTTAAACGAACTCTCAATTGAAAAATCATCGACAATGTCATCTTCGGTGTACAAATATACGGAGCAAATTATGAATGCACTCGATGAAAAAAGTGAAGCAGAAATCTCAAAGGCGCTCTCTCATTTCTTTCGAGAAATCGAAAGCTTAAAATCACCTTTATTAATTCAAGAGTCTATACAATATTTATGTATTCGCAGCATCAATCATTTGGTGGAAAACGATCGTTTTTCTGTAGATATCAAGATGTTTATTGAAACATTTCAAATGACTAAAAAAGCGGCGAATTTCATTCAATTAAAGGATGAAATTAAAAACTGGATGATTCGTTTGGTAAATAAAATGAAAGAAATAGATTCCGGGCAAACTGATCCAATCCATCAAGTAAAAACGTGGATTCATCATCATTTGAGTGAAAATATTACCATTAAGAAAATGGCAGACAATGTCTATTTAAACCCTACTTATTTATGTGAAATCTTTAAAGTTCAGACAGGTGAAACCATATTAAATTATGTAACAAATGCAAGGTTAAAAAAGGCTAAGGAATTACTAGAAAAGACAGATATGAAAATCTATGATATCGCTACAAATGTGGGATATCAAGATACAAAATATTTTAGTAGACTATTTAAACAATGGACGAATCAATCTCCATCCCAATATAGGGAAAGAAATTATAAACAGCAAGTGTTGCAAGAGAAATAA
- the rpe gene encoding ribulose-phosphate 3-epimerase, which produces MALIGPSLMCADMGNLQDSVLTLDQAGVDFFHIDVMDGKFVPNFTLGPDLIKRLREFTEKSFDIHLMVEKPEDFLNLFIESGADMISVHAEATNHLQRTLQTIKDRGLKAGVAINPATSIQDIEYVLDVVDYITVMTVNPGFAGQKFVPLMNKKLADLTYLINENGYKIDIQVDGNIGYETIPDVLKNGANMLVCGTSSLFKPNLSLELAVSKLRNFIEDIEVNKSIKL; this is translated from the coding sequence ATGGCATTAATCGGTCCTTCACTTATGTGTGCTGATATGGGGAATCTTCAAGATTCAGTTTTAACACTAGATCAAGCAGGTGTAGATTTTTTTCATATCGATGTAATGGATGGGAAATTTGTTCCAAACTTTACACTAGGCCCAGATTTAATTAAGAGATTAAGAGAGTTTACAGAAAAATCATTTGATATACACCTTATGGTAGAAAAGCCGGAAGATTTCTTAAACTTGTTTATAGAATCGGGTGCAGACATGATATCTGTTCATGCTGAAGCGACGAATCATTTGCAAAGAACTTTACAAACGATAAAAGATCGAGGTTTGAAGGCAGGAGTAGCAATAAATCCAGCAACTTCTATTCAAGATATTGAATATGTATTAGATGTTGTTGATTATATAACAGTAATGACTGTCAATCCTGGATTTGCGGGACAAAAATTTGTTCCACTTATGAACAAGAAGCTAGCAGATTTAACATATCTTATTAATGAAAACGGATACAAGATTGATATTCAAGTGGATGGGAATATTGGCTATGAAACCATTCCTGATGTATTGAAGAATGGGGCAAATATGCTAGTTTGTGGAACTTCTAGTTTATTTAAGCCAAATCTCTCATTAGAATTAGCGGTTTCTAAGCTCCGAAATTTTATCGAAGATATCGAAGTCAATAAAAGTATAAAACTGTGA